The Xanthomonas sp. DAR 80977 nucleotide sequence GGTCGTACGGATTCCGACGATCATGCACAGCACGAGCGACAATGCCGGTTTCCTCCCGATCCTGATCGGGCTTGCGAAGGAGAAGGGCGTCGTCGGCTATCCCGGCGACGGCAAGAACAACTGGTCGGCCGTGCACGCCCGCGACCTTGCCGCCGTGTTCCGTCTGGCGCTGGAAAAGAGCCCCGCCGGCAGGAACTGGCATGCGGTTGCCGACCAGGCCATCGCGTTCCGCGAAATCGCCGAAGCCATCGGCAGCCGCTTGAACCTGCCGGCCGTGCCGATTCCCGTGGATGAGCTGATGCTGCCGGGCTTTTTCGGGTTCCTCGCCAATCTGGTGAAGCTGGACGTCGCCGCGTCCAATGCCATCACCCGCCAGACCCTCGGCTGGGAACCCACTCAGCCCGGCCTGCTCGCAGATCTGGACAACGGCCATTACTTCCCCGCTGGCTGAGTTCGGCTGAGGCGAATGCCGGGCCGTGATCGGCCTGGTCGATAGTGACATCGCGATGCCGTGAACTGTTCGGGCAGGACACTGCCGATCTGGAATTGGCATGACGAATGACGCGCGCGGCCTTGCACGCAAGCGACATCAACCGGGGGATGTCTCGTAGAGATTGCGAGGATCACTCAACTCCAAAAGGAAACCTTACATGAGCACTGTCAGCATCATCGGCTCCGGAACCATGGCCACGGCGGTTGCGGGCCGTATCGCCAATGCCGGACACACCGTGGAGGTGATCAACCGCGACGCCGCAAAGGCGCAGGCACTGGTCGGCAAGCTCGCGGCCGGAGCGACCACGGGGACGTATGGGGCTGCGCCGGCGGGCGACATCGTCATCCTCGCGGTGCCTTACGGCAGTGTGGCCGCGGTGGTCGCCGACTTCGGCGACGCCCTCGACGGCAAGGTGATCATCGACCTCGCCAACCCGGTCAACGCCGATATGACGGGCCTCGTCACTCCTGCCAGCAGTTCCGGTGCGCAGGAGACTGCAAAACGCCTTCCCGCGGGCGCTCACGTCGTGAAGGCGTTCAACACCATCTTCGGTCACGTGCTCGCCAAGGGCGGACGCCTCGACGCGTTCATCGCAGCCGACGATGCGCAGGCGAAAGCGCGTGTCTCGACGTTCCTCGAAAGCCTCGGGCTGCGTCCGTTGGATGTCGGCGGCCTGAACATGGCCCAGACGCTGGAGGCACTCGGCCTGATGATGATCGGCCTGGCCAAGAACGGCGCAGGCTCCTGGAACATCGCCATGAACGTCGAGATCGGCTGAATCGTCGACACCACGTTCTCACCGGCAGGTCCACAACGTATCCGATAGACCGGACATCCGATGCAAGGGAAACGGAGAGATTGCGATGAGCACCGAAGAGAACATCCAGGTTGTGAAGGATTTCTTCGCAGCGACCGGTCGCGGTGACAGACAAGGCCTGCTGGCGCTGTGTGCCGAAGATATCGAGTGGATCATTCCCGGCGAGGACTGGCCGCTGGCCGGTACGCACCGTGGGCACGCGGGACTGCGGGACCTTCTTCGGAAGGCTTCCGAAACGGTGGAGACCCATTTCCGAGGCCCTCCCGAGTTTGTGGCGCAGGGCGACCGGGTTCTGATGGTCGGCTCCGCTTGGGGCAGGATCAAGGCCACGGACAGGACGTTCGAGGACGATTGGGTTTTCGCCATCACGGTCCGGGACGGCCGACTGACGAGCATCCGGGAGTACGTCGACACGCAGGCGCTGGCGCGGGCCTCGCAGATGGGCGCTGCCGGGTTGGCGTAGCGCTCGCCATTTGCGGCCATCGGGGCGGGGCAGGCGGCAGATCAGCCTTGGATTTCCCTCGCACGCCGCGCACTCTTCAACCCCCCTAACCGCAACGGAGATCCCGATGTACGACCAATCCAAGCTATCCGCGTTGATCCGGTTCGCACGCGTCGATGCGGGCTCCACCGTCATCGACGTTTACCCAGGCGACGGCGACTGGACCAGTCTCTTCTCCGACATCGTGGGACCCGAAGGACGGGTCTACAGTTTCGTGCCGGCCGAAGTGGCCCACTTCAAGAACGATCCGGTCGGCCGCATGCGGACGCTTGCGAAGGCGCCGGGCCGAGAGAACGTCGAAGCCGTTTCGGCGGACCTGGTGGCGATGCCGGAGGCCATGCAACCAGCGGATGTCCTGTGGCTGCACCTGTTCTATCACGATCTCCACACCGCGCTGGCCCAGGCCAGGGGTGCGACGCCCGCCCACTTCAATCGAGCGGTCTTCGAGCGGCTGAAGCCGGGCGGGTTCTACGTCATCGTGGACCACGCCGCCGCCGTCGGCGTGGGCACGAACGACGCCCAGTCGCTGCATCGGATCGAGCCGGTCTCCGTTCGCGAGGAGGTGGAAGCGGCCGGTTTCGTCCTGGAGGCGGAAAGCGTCCTGCTCGCGGACAGCGACGATCCGCACTCGATCAAGGTGTTCGATCCCTCGATCAAGGGCAAGACCGATCGCTTCGCCTATCGGTTCGTGAAGCCCTGACAGGTCCCGGCGCCGGCTTCAGGTCGAGTTTCCCCGGCGGGTGCAGACAGTCCCATCGAAGACATCGAGGCGCCCCTGCCTGCCGCGAAAGATCCGCCATCCGGCGGGTTTTTTGTTGCGGGCCCTGTGGCGCGCGCATGCGGTATTTTCGCTGGAGCGGGAGAACTGGCGATTCGGCGGCGCGATGTGTTCGTGCGGTGGAGTCCGCTGTCGGCGCGTGACCAGCGCCTGCGCGGCCGGCCGTGCCGAAGCCCCACGGCGTCTGCACCATTACGGCGCTTCCACGTCCACCACGATGTGCGGAAAATGGACCACCAGGTCGCGTGCCCACCGCTCGGTCGCGTAAGGCAGCGCCAGTTCGGCCGGGAAACGGAGCGGCGCGCCGGCGCGGTCGTGGAAGACGATGCGTTCGTTGCTATCGCTGGGGCGCTGCACCGTGATCCTGGCCACATCGTCGAGCGCGATGCCATGCGTGGCGCTCGACACCGAGCTGTCCCACCACAGCAGGCGGCGCTGCGCGAGGTCGAGCCGGCTGCCCCATTTCCTGTTGCGCACCCACAGCGCCAGGCTCGCCACGACCGCCAGCACACCGCTGCCGAAGGCGACGGGTACCAGCCAGGGCGCGCATTCGCGGCCGCTGGCGTCGCAGTTGCGGGCCGGATCGAGCCGGAGTCCTGCGACCATGAAGACTGCGCCCAACAGCAAGACCAGATAGAGGCGGAAGTCGCGCCTCGCCGACATCGAATGTTCCAGTTTCTTCATGTGCGCTCCCCCTGCGCGAACCTTAGCGCAACGGCCTGGCGAGCGTGACGCTTTTCATGGTGCGTGCCGCTGGCGGCCAGCGGCGCTTTGCGGGGGCGCGCGCGAGCCGTCGGTGCCGATGGCTCGTGCGCTTCGACCGACCGACCAGCAGGCCGCGTCGAAGCGGACTTCGCTGCCGCAGACAGGGCGCGAACGCGCAAGCGGCCTGCGTGGCCTGCGCCTGGCGCTATTGGCGTGTGCACGGCGATCCGGCGCGTTGGCGGCAGGCCATTCGGCTCGGTGCTGTCCTACACAGAAAAATCACTTTGCCGAACGTAGTGTGGTTGTGTCTATGAGCCGTTGGCAAGGCGTGTGCTCCCGGCGAGCGTCGCGCGCGGCATCCGGGCAAGGCGTGTCGGCGAAGGTGGGCTCGGTCCGAGCCGCTGCGCGTGGCCCGCAGCGGCGGCGGGAGACCGGCGTCTTCCATCCAACCGCAACCAAAGGACGACCATGACCCCCCACCGGCAGCCCGATCACGTGAATGGCGACGACCCGCCGCGCATCTCGACCGGCAGTGCGGGGTTGGACAATATCCTCGGCGGTGGCGTCGACCCCAATCGCCTCTACCTGTACGAGGGCCGCCCCGGCACCGGCAAGACCACCATCGCCCTGCAGTTCCTTCTGGAAGGCGCGCGGCACGGCGAGCGGGTGCTCTACATCACCTTGTCCGAGACCCAGCGCGAACTGCGCCTGGTGGCCACCCGCCATGGCTGGAGCATGAACCAGGTCGACGTGTTCGAACTGGTGCCGCCGGAAACCGCATTGGACCCGGAACGCGAGCTCACCGTGTTCCATCCGGCGGAACTGGAACTGACCGAGACCACCAAGCTGATCTTCGACAAGGTCGAGCAGCTCAACCCTTCGCGCGTGGTGCTGGACAGTCTCTCCGAACTGCGCCTGCTGGCGCAGAGTCCGCTGCGCTACCGCCGCCAGGTGCTGGCGCTGAAGCATTTCTTCGCCAGCCGGCAGTGCACGGTCATCATGCTCGACGACCTGTCCTCGCAGGAGAACGACCTGCAGCTGCATTCCATCACCCATGGCGTGGTGTTGCTGGAACAGTTGGCCATCGACTACGGCGCCGAACGTCGGCGCCTGCGCGTGATCAAGATGCGCGGCATCCAGTTCCGCGGCGGCTACCACGACTTCACCATCGAGAAGGGCGGGCTGGAGATCTATCCGCGCCTGGTCGCGGCCGAGTACAAGCACCACCACATCGCCGAAATCGCCCCCAGCGGCAACGACGAACTGGACCGGCTGCTGGGCGGCGGGCTGGAGCGCGGCACCAATGCATTGCTGCTGGGCGCGGCCGGCGTGGGCAAGTCCTCGCTGGCGCTGACCTATGCCATCGCCGCGGCCGAGCGTGGCGAACACAGCGTGTTCTTCGCCTTCGACGAGGGGCGCAGCACGGTGGAGGCGCGCGCACGCACGCTGGGCCTGCCGCTCGAGGAAAAACTCGACGCGGGACTGATCCGCTTCCAGCAGATCGATCCGGCGGAGATGTCGCCGGGCCAGTTCGCCGCCAACGTGCGCCGCAGCGTGGAAGTGGACGGGGCACGGGTCATCGTCATCGACAGCCTCAACGGCTATCTCAATGCGATGCCGGACGAGCGTTTCCTGATCCTGCAGATGCACGAACTGCTCAGCTACCTGGGCCAGCAAGGCGTGCTGACCATCCTGGTGCTGGCGCAGCACGGCCTGGTCGGCCCGATGGAAACGCCGCTGGACCTGAGCTACCTGAGCGATTCGGTGCTGATGCTGCGTTACTTCGAGGTCGACGGCACGGTGCGCCGGGCGCTGTCGGTGGTGAAGAAGCGCAGCGGCAGCCACGAAACCACAATCCGCGAGTTCCGGCTCAGCGGCAAAGGCCTGGACATCGGTTCGCCGATCAAGCAATTCAGCGGCATCTTCAGCGGCACGCCACGCTACAGCGGAACCGACCTGCCATTCATGGAGTCGGCCGCGCATGAGCAGCAGTAACGCGGGCGAAAACCGGGTCCTCGTCTACGCCCCGATCGGGCGCGACAGCGGGGCCTCGGTGGAATTGCTGCGGCGTGGCGGCGTGGTGGCCTGCCACTGCGGCGACCTGGACACGCTGGTGCGCGAGCTGGACATCGGCGCCGCCGCGGTGTTCATCGCCGAGGAAGGCCTGTTCGGCAAGGATGCGGCGGCGCTGTACGCCTGGGCCGACGCCCAGCCGGCATGGTCCGACCTGCCGTTCGTGGTGCTGACCAGCCATCAGGAGCAGCCGCCCGTAGTCGCCTGGCGCCGCAACCTGGTGGCGTCGTTGCGCAACGTGGCGCTGCTCGAGCGGCCGGTGCAGACCATCACCTTCACCAGCACCATCAAGGCTGCGCTGCGCGCGCGTGCGCGCCAGTACGAAGTGCGCTCGCTGCTGCGGGCGCAGGCCTCGGCGGCGCAGCAGCTGGAAGCGCAGGTGGTGGCGCGCACCTGCGAGCTGGAAGAGGCCAACCGCCTGTTGCGCACGCAGATGGACGAGCGCGCCCGGGTCGAGGAAACCCTGCGCCAGGCGCAGAAGATCGAGGCGATCGGACAATTGACCGGTGGCGTCGCGCACGATTTCAACAACCTGCTGATGGTGATTTCCGGCGGGTTGGCGATGCTCGACATGCAGACCGATCCGGCCGTGCGCAAGCGGCTGATGGACGGCATGCAGAAGGCCGCGCAGCGCGGCGCGGGGCTGACCCGGCAGTTGCTGGCGTTTTCGCGGCGGCAGGAGCTCAAGCCGGAGCCGGTCGACCTGACCCGGCAGATCGGCGGCATGCGCGAACTGCTGGACCGCAGCCTGCGCGGCGACGTGCACGTGGATTTCGATTTCGCCGAGGGCCTGTGGCCGATCGAAGTGGATCCGGGCGAACTGGAGCTGGTGGTGCTCAACCTCACGGTCAATGCGCGCGACGCGATGCCCAATGGCGGCACCATCGTGGTGCGGGCGCAGAACGTGGCCGGCGTCGGCAAGACCGATCCGGATTTCATCCGCCTGTCGATCATCGACACCGGCACCGGCATGGCGCCGGAGGTGAAGGCGCGGGTGTTCGAGCCGTTCTACACCACCAAGGACATCGGCAAGGGTTCGGGCCTGGGCCTGGCGCAGGTGCACGGCTTCGTGCAGCAATCCGGCGGCAGCATCCACATCGACAGCGATCTGGGGCAGGGCACCGCGATCCACCTGCTGTTGCCGCGCTCGTTCCGCGCGCCGGCGCCGGACGAGCGGCACCTGGTGGACGTGCAGGTGGCGCGCCGCTCCGCGGGCGATGCCGGCTACGTATTGCTGGTGGAGGACGACGACGAAGTGGCCGCCCTGGTCGGCGAAATGCTGCGCCAGTTGGGCTACCAGGTCACCCGCGTGGCCAGCGCGGCCGCGGCGCTGGGCGCGTTGGCCAACGAGCGCGTGGTGGACATCGTGTTCTCCGACATCATGATGCCCGGCGGCATGAACGGCCTGGAGCTGGTCCGCGAGATCCGCGTGCGGCGCAAGGCGCTGCCGATCCTGCTGACCAGCGGCTATGCGGAAGCGGCCAGATCCGCCGCCGAGGCCGAAGGCGTGCAGATCCTGTCCAAGCCCTACCGGCTGGACGAACTGGCCGCCGCGCTGCAGCAGGTGCGCGCCACCGGCGCGCCCGGCAGGCCGGAAGCGGCTTCCGTGTACTCCTGAGCGGGCGCGCCGCAGGGCCGCGTCGCCGCTGTGCGTGGCCGCCATGCGAGCGCGGTGTGCGCTTCCATGCGTTGCTTCAACGCCACAGCATGTCGCCGAGCAGCTTCACGTTCAGCACCACGATCAACCCGGCGATCGTCCACGACAGCCAGACCAGCCAGCGCGGCGCGACCAGTGCGCCCATCTTGCGTTTGTCGGCGACGAAGCGCACCAGCGGGATCACCGCGAACGGCAGCTGCATCGACAGCAGCACCTGGCTCAGCACCAGCAGCTTGGCGGTGCCTTGCTCGCCGTACAGCCAGGTCACCACCACCACCGGCACGATCGCCAGGCCACGGGTCAACAGGCGCCGCGCCCAGGCCGGGATGCGCAGGTGCAGGAAGCCTTCCATCACGATCTGCCCGGCCAGCGTCGCGGTCACCGTGGAATTGATGCCCGAGGCCAGCAGCGCCACCGCGAACAGGGTCGAGGCCAGGCCGACGCCGAGCATCGGCGCCAGCAGTTCGTAGGCCTGCTCGATCTCCTCCACGTCGGTGCGGCCGTGCGCGTGGAACACCGCCGCGGCCAGCACCAGGATCGCGGCGTTGACGAACAGCGCCAGGCTCAGCGCGATGGTGCTGTCGGTCAGCGCCCAGCGCAGCGCCGAACGGCGGCCGTCGTCGCTGCGTTCGTAGGCGCGGGTCTGCACGATCGACGAATGCAGGTACAGGTTGTGCGGCATCACCGTGGCGCCGATGATGCCGATCGCCAGGTACAGCGCGGCCGGGTTGGTCACCACCTCGGCGCGCGGGATGAAGCCGGCCAGCACCTCGCGCAGCGGCGGCGCGGCCAGCACGATCTGCACCACGAAGCAGGCGAAGATCACCAGCAGCAGCGCGATCACGAACGCCTCCAGGGTGCGGAAGCCGCGCCGCATCAGGTACAGCACCAGCAGCGCGTCGATCGCGGTGATGATCGCGCCCAGAGTCAGCGGGATGCCGAACAGCAGCTTCAGCGCGATCGCGGTGCCGATCACCTCGGCCAGGTCGCAGGCCACGATCGCCGCCTCGCAGGCCAGCCACAGCAGGAAGTTGACCGGCTTGGAATAGTGCTCGCGGCAGGCCTGCGCCAGGTCGCGGCCGGTGGCGATGCCCAGCCGCGCCGCCAATCCCTGCAGCACGATCGCCATCAGGTTCGACAGCAGGATCACCGACAGCAACAGGTAGCCGAAGTGCGAGCCGCCGGCGATGTCGGTGGCCCAGTTGCCCGGGTCCATGTAGCCGACCGAGACCATGTAGCCCGGCCCGAGGAAGGCCAGGAAGCGGCGCCAGCCGAGCCCCTTGCCGGGCACGGCGACGCTGGCGTTCATGCGGCCCAGGCTGCGCCGCGGGGAATCGTCGGCCTGCGGCCAGGCGGCGTTGGAATTGGGCAGGGGCAGGGGATCGGCCATGGCGGAAGCGGGCGTGGAAGGAGCACGACCGAGTATATAGCACTTGCTATTATCTTTAGCATTGGCAAATCGAATCGCTGCGATAGGCGCGATTTCGGCCAGAATAGGCAGCGGCCGGCACTCGCCGGCACCGGACAAGGGCGTTGCGATGCAGAAAAGCAGGAAGTTGACGGCGCCAGGGGCGGCGCTGCTCGACGCCGAAGTGCAGGTCGAGAGCTTCCGCCAGGTGCGCGAGGCGCACCGGCTGGAGCTGATCGAGGACTATGTGGAGCTGATTTCCGACCTGCTGGCCGACGGCGGCGAGGCGCGGCAGGTGGACATCGCCGCGCGCCTGGGCGTGGCCCAGCCGACCGTGGCGAAGATGCTCAAGCGGCTGGTCAAGGGCGGCTGGGTGATCCAGCGGCCGTATCGCGGCGTGTTCCTGACCGCCGATGGCGAGGCATTGGCGGCGGCCAGCCGGCAGCGGCACCAGACCGTGGAGCAGTTCCTGCTGGCGCTGGGCATCGATCCGGACATCGCGCGGCGCGATGCCGAGGGCATCGAACACCATGTCAGCGAAGCCACGCTGGCGGTGTTCGCCGAATTCGTGCGCAAGCACGCCGCGGCGCGATGAGCGGCGGCGAGGCGGCGGCGCGCGACGAGCGCTGGATGCTGCATGCGCTGGCCCTGGCCGACCGCGCCGAACGCGAGTTCGACGAGATCCCGGTCGGCGCGGTGCTGGTCTCGGCGCAGGACGAGGTGCTGGGCGAGGGCTGGAACCTCAACATCGCCGAGCACGATCCCAGCGCGCACGCCGAGATCGTGGCGCTGCGCCAGGCCGGGCGCCGGCTCGGCAACCACCGCCTGGTCGGCAGCACCCTGTACGTGACCCTGGAGCCGTGCGCGATGTGCGCGATGGCGGTGGTGCATGCGCGCGTGGCGCAGTTGGTCTATGCCGCCGCCGATCCGAAGACCGGCGCCTGCGGCAGCGTGTTCGACCTGCTCGCCGATCCGCGCCACAACCACCGCGTGCAGGTGCGCGGCGGCGTGCTGGCGGCGCCGGCCGGGCTGCGCCTGACCAACTATTTCCGCGCCAAGCGCGGCCGGCCGCCGCTGGGCGGATGAGCGCGGCGGCGCGGCCGCCGCTGCACGTGAACCCGCTGCATCACGCGCGGTATCATGCAAGACCGATACGAAACCCCCGCGCCGGCAATGCCGCCGCGAACGACTGGATGGTGATATGGCGGAACCGCACGTGGACAACGATCGTCTGATCTGGATCGATCTGGAAATGACCGGCCTGGACACGGACAAGGACTCGATCATCGAGATCGCCACGGTGGTCACCGACAGCCAGCTCAACGTGCTGGCCGAGGGCCCGGAATTCGCCATCGCGCATCCGTTGCAGACGCTGGAGGCGATGGACGAGTGGAATCGCAACCAGCACCGCCATTCCGGGCTGTGGCGGCGCGTGCTCGACAGCCAGGTGACCCTGGGCCAGGCCGAGGCGCAGACCGTGGCGTTCCTGGCGCAGTGGTGCAAGCCCGGCGCCTCGCCGATGTGCGGCAACTCGATCTGCCAGGACCGGCGCTTCCTGCACCGGCAGATGCCGCGGCTGGAGCGCTTCTTCCACTACCGCAACCTGGACGTGTCCACGCTGAAGGAACTGGCGCGGCGCTGGGCGCCGGCGGTCGCGTCCGGACTGAACAAGACCTCCTCGCACACCGCGCTCAGCGACGTGCACGATTCGATCGACGAACTGCGCTACTACCGCCCGTTCATGGGCACGCTGGGCGGGCAGGGCGGCGGCGCGCGCTGAGTCGCGCCTTGCAGCAGGAAGGCCGCGCCTGTCCGGCACGGCCTTGGGCAATGGCCCGGGCCCGGGTCAGCGCGCCAGCGGCGGACCCTGCTTGGTCTCGCCGTCGTCGGTCACGCCCTTCAGCAACAGCTCGGCGATCGGACGGCCGTCGGCATCGTGGTGGTACACGTGCAGGTCGCGCTGCGGATAGGGAATGCTGAGCCCGTTCTCCAGCAACTGGTTGCGGATGTTCTCCAGCGTGGAGCTCTTGGCCGCGCCGAAATCGCCGTTCCTGGCGTAGGCGAACAGCATCAGGTCCACCGTGCTCTCGCCCAGGTTGGTGACCTGCACGAACGGCGCCGGCGTCTGCAGGATGTTCGGATTGTCCTGGGCGATCTGCAGCAACAACTGCTGGGCCTTCTTCAGGTCGTCGCCGTAGCCGACGCCGACGGTGATCTCCAGGCGCCGGTTGGGCAGGGTGCTGTAGTTGACGATCGGCGCGGTGGTGATGGTGCTGTTGGGCAGGGTGATCATGCGCTCGTCGAAGGAGCGGATGCGGGTCTGGAAGATCCGGATCTCGTCGACGATGCCTTCCTGTCCGGCGACCACCACGTGGTCGCCATCGCGCATCGGCCGCAGCACGATCAGCATCACCCCGGAGGCGATGTTGGACAGCGAATCCTTCAGCGCCAGGCCGACCGCCAGGCCGGCCGCGCCGAGCACCGCGAACAGCGAGGTCGGCGGCACGCCGATCTTCTGCAGCGCGGTGACGAACACCAGCACCAGCAGCAACGCATAGGCGACGTTGCGCAGGAAATTGCTGAGCGTGGTCTCCACCCGGGCGCGCAGCAGCGCGCGCTGCAGCCACAAACTCAGGCGCTTGGCGATCCACATCCCCAGCACCAGGATGACCAGCGCCACGCCCCAGTTGAGCGCGTACTGCGCCCAATCCAGGTCTCTCCAGTTGAACGGCTGCTGTGTCCGCGCCGCCGGTGCGGCGGAGGTCGCCGCCGCGACCGCCGCCAGCAACATCGCTGCCGTGCCCATCAGCTGGCGGCTTTCAGCTTGGCCAGGCGCAGCCAGGTATCGACCACGGTGTCGGGATTCAGCGACACCGACTCGATGCCTTCCTGCATCAGCCATTCGGCCAGGTCAGGATGGTCCGACGGGCCCTGGCCGCAGATGCCCACGTACTTGCCCTTAGCGCGCGCGGCCTTGATCGCCATCGACAGCAGCTTCTTGACCGCGGCGTTGCGCTCGTCGAACAGGTGCGCCACGATCGACGAATCGCGATCCAGGCCCAGAGTCAGCTGGGTCAGGTCGTTGGAGCCGATCGAGAAGCCGTCGAAGATCTCCAGGAACTCGTCGGCCAGCAGCGCATTGGACGGCAGCTCGCACATCATGATGATCTTCAGGCCGTTCTCGCCCTGCTTGAGCCCGTTCTTCTCCAGCACCTCGACGACCTTGCGGCCTTCCTCCAGGGTGCGCACGAACGGGATCATCACCCACATGTTGTCCAGGCCCATCTCGTTGCGGACCTTGAGCACCGCCTTGCACTCCAGCGCGAACGCGGCCGAGAAGCTCGGGTCGACATAGCGGCTGGCGCCGCGGAAGCCGATCATCGGGTTCTCTTCGTGCGGCTCGTAGTTGATGCCGCCGATCAGGTTGGCGTACTCGTTAGACTTGAAGTCCGACAGGCGCACGATCACCGGGTTCGGCGCCACCGACGCGGTCAGCGTGGCGATGCCTTCGGCCAGGCGGTTGATGTAGAAGCTGACCGGGTCGGCGTAGCCGGCGATCTTCTCGTCGATCTTCTTTTTGGTCGCCGCGTCCTGCTTGGCGTATTCCAGCAGCGCGTTGGGGTGGACGCCGATGTGCGCGGCAATGATCATCTCCAGCCGCGCCAGGCCGATGCCGGCGTTGGGCAACTGGCCGAAGTCGAACGCGCGCTCCGGGTTGGCCACGTTCATCATGATCTTCAGCGGCGCCGGCGGCATGTTGCCCAGGTCGGTGGTGGTGCGCTCGAACGGCAGCAGGTCGGCGTAGATGAAGCCGGTGTCGCCCTCGGCGCAGCTGACCGTCACCTCGCGCCCGTCCTCGATCAATTCCATCGCGTTGCCGGTGCCGACCACGGCCGGCACGCCCAGCTCGCGGGCGATGATCGCCGCGTGGCAGGTGCGGCCACCGCGGTTGGTGACGATCGCCGACGCGCGCTTCATCACCGGCTCCCAGTCCGGGTCGGTCATGTCCGCGACCAGCACGTCGCCGGGCTGCACCCGGCTCATGTCGTCCAGGCTGCGCACCACGCGGGCGACGCCGGCGCCGATCTTCTGGCCGATGGCGCGGCCTTCGGCGATCACGCTGCCGCGCTTTTCCAGCGCGAACCGCTCGATCTGGGTGGCATGGCCGCGCGACTTCACCGTTTCCGGACGCGCCTGCACGATGAACAGCTTGCCGCTGACGCCGTCCTTCGCCCACTCGATGTCCATCGGCCGCTGGTAATGCTTCTCGATCACCAGCGCCTGCTTGGACAGTTCCT carries:
- the orn gene encoding oligoribonuclease — encoded protein: MAEPHVDNDRLIWIDLEMTGLDTDKDSIIEIATVVTDSQLNVLAEGPEFAIAHPLQTLEAMDEWNRNQHRHSGLWRRVLDSQVTLGQAEAQTVAFLAQWCKPGASPMCGNSICQDRRFLHRQMPRLERFFHYRNLDVSTLKELARRWAPAVASGLNKTSSHTALSDVHDSIDELRYYRPFMGTLGGQGGGAR
- a CDS encoding Nramp family divalent metal transporter, coding for MNASVAVPGKGLGWRRFLAFLGPGYMVSVGYMDPGNWATDIAGGSHFGYLLLSVILLSNLMAIVLQGLAARLGIATGRDLAQACREHYSKPVNFLLWLACEAAIVACDLAEVIGTAIALKLLFGIPLTLGAIITAIDALLVLYLMRRGFRTLEAFVIALLLVIFACFVVQIVLAAPPLREVLAGFIPRAEVVTNPAALYLAIGIIGATVMPHNLYLHSSIVQTRAYERSDDGRRSALRWALTDSTIALSLALFVNAAILVLAAAVFHAHGRTDVEEIEQAYELLAPMLGVGLASTLFAVALLASGINSTVTATLAGQIVMEGFLHLRIPAWARRLLTRGLAIVPVVVVTWLYGEQGTAKLLVLSQVLLSMQLPFAVIPLVRFVADKRKMGALVAPRWLVWLSWTIAGLIVVLNVKLLGDMLWR
- a CDS encoding methyltransferase; its protein translation is MYDQSKLSALIRFARVDAGSTVIDVYPGDGDWTSLFSDIVGPEGRVYSFVPAEVAHFKNDPVGRMRTLAKAPGRENVEAVSADLVAMPEAMQPADVLWLHLFYHDLHTALAQARGATPAHFNRAVFERLKPGGFYVIVDHAAAVGVGTNDAQSLHRIEPVSVREEVEAAGFVLEAESVLLADSDDPHSIKVFDPSIKGKTDRFAYRFVKP
- the tadA gene encoding tRNA adenosine(34) deaminase TadA codes for the protein MSGGEAAARDERWMLHALALADRAEREFDEIPVGAVLVSAQDEVLGEGWNLNIAEHDPSAHAEIVALRQAGRRLGNHRLVGSTLYVTLEPCAMCAMAVVHARVAQLVYAAADPKTGACGSVFDLLADPRHNHRVQVRGGVLAAPAGLRLTNYFRAKRGRPPLGG
- a CDS encoding NADPH-dependent F420 reductase produces the protein MSTVSIIGSGTMATAVAGRIANAGHTVEVINRDAAKAQALVGKLAAGATTGTYGAAPAGDIVILAVPYGSVAAVVADFGDALDGKVIIDLANPVNADMTGLVTPASSSGAQETAKRLPAGAHVVKAFNTIFGHVLAKGGRLDAFIAADDAQAKARVSTFLESLGLRPLDVGGLNMAQTLEALGLMMIGLAKNGAGSWNIAMNVEIG
- a CDS encoding nuclear transport factor 2 family protein codes for the protein MSTEENIQVVKDFFAATGRGDRQGLLALCAEDIEWIIPGEDWPLAGTHRGHAGLRDLLRKASETVETHFRGPPEFVAQGDRVLMVGSAWGRIKATDRTFEDDWVFAITVRDGRLTSIREYVDTQALARASQMGAAGLA
- a CDS encoding response regulator, with the translated sequence MSSSNAGENRVLVYAPIGRDSGASVELLRRGGVVACHCGDLDTLVRELDIGAAAVFIAEEGLFGKDAAALYAWADAQPAWSDLPFVVLTSHQEQPPVVAWRRNLVASLRNVALLERPVQTITFTSTIKAALRARARQYEVRSLLRAQASAAQQLEAQVVARTCELEEANRLLRTQMDERARVEETLRQAQKIEAIGQLTGGVAHDFNNLLMVISGGLAMLDMQTDPAVRKRLMDGMQKAAQRGAGLTRQLLAFSRRQELKPEPVDLTRQIGGMRELLDRSLRGDVHVDFDFAEGLWPIEVDPGELELVVLNLTVNARDAMPNGGTIVVRAQNVAGVGKTDPDFIRLSIIDTGTGMAPEVKARVFEPFYTTKDIGKGSGLGLAQVHGFVQQSGGSIHIDSDLGQGTAIHLLLPRSFRAPAPDERHLVDVQVARRSAGDAGYVLLVEDDDEVAALVGEMLRQLGYQVTRVASAAAALGALANERVVDIVFSDIMMPGGMNGLELVREIRVRRKALPILLTSGYAEAARSAAEAEGVQILSKPYRLDELAAALQQVRATGAPGRPEAASVYS
- a CDS encoding ATPase domain-containing protein is translated as MTPHRQPDHVNGDDPPRISTGSAGLDNILGGGVDPNRLYLYEGRPGTGKTTIALQFLLEGARHGERVLYITLSETQRELRLVATRHGWSMNQVDVFELVPPETALDPERELTVFHPAELELTETTKLIFDKVEQLNPSRVVLDSLSELRLLAQSPLRYRRQVLALKHFFASRQCTVIMLDDLSSQENDLQLHSITHGVVLLEQLAIDYGAERRRLRVIKMRGIQFRGGYHDFTIEKGGLEIYPRLVAAEYKHHHIAEIAPSGNDELDRLLGGGLERGTNALLLGAAGVGKSSLALTYAIAAAERGEHSVFFAFDEGRSTVEARARTLGLPLEEKLDAGLIRFQQIDPAEMSPGQFAANVRRSVEVDGARVIVIDSLNGYLNAMPDERFLILQMHELLSYLGQQGVLTILVLAQHGLVGPMETPLDLSYLSDSVLMLRYFEVDGTVRRALSVVKKRSGSHETTIREFRLSGKGLDIGSPIKQFSGIFSGTPRYSGTDLPFMESAAHEQQ
- the mntR gene encoding manganese-binding transcriptional regulator MntR — encoded protein: MQKSRKLTAPGAALLDAEVQVESFRQVREAHRLELIEDYVELISDLLADGGEARQVDIAARLGVAQPTVAKMLKRLVKGGWVIQRPYRGVFLTADGEALAAASRQRHQTVEQFLLALGIDPDIARRDAEGIEHHVSEATLAVFAEFVRKHAAAR